The Bdellovibrionota bacterium sequence CCGCAAGGGAAAGCGGTGCATCGATCGTTGCAACGCCTCGGATATAAGGAAGTGACGGACACGCGCGTGGGAAAATATATTGAGCTCTCGATGGAGAACGGGGATCGAGCGAAGGCGGCTTCGCGCGTCGAAGAAATGTGCAAGAAGCTTCTTTCCAATCCGTTGATAGA is a genomic window containing:
- the purS gene encoding phosphoribosylformylglycinamidine synthase subunit PurS yields the protein MKVRIYVTLKQAVLDPQGKAVHRSLQRLGYKEVTDTRVGKYIELSMENGDRAKAASRVEEMCKKLLSNPLIEDTRYEFAD